Within Pecten maximus chromosome 15, xPecMax1.1, whole genome shotgun sequence, the genomic segment TCTTGAGCTTTACTTTTCCTAAAATAGACGAATATGTGCACTTTAACATATATGTATGACGTCAAATTGTTCTGTATGTTTACCTGATACGCGGACGTCCTACATAGATCTAACATTTCTCTACAAAACTTCCGTCCTTTCTGAGAAAATAAGCTGAAATAATCATCATTTAATATGATCTGTTAGCCGTTTTCATTTATCGCGGTAAAAGCGACTGGAGCagagttgtttgtttatgacggacctggtgattttaattttgtttttgtttggttttttgtttgtttgtttgtttgtttttttatacgAGCCTTGATATTTCTTTACAAGGGTTTTACGGTATCCGGATATTTCTGACAGCATCATATTTAATGTTAGATTATGTGCACGGTATTCCGCCGGAAGTAGTACTAAAACTCATGGACTGTTTACGATGTTGGACCTCAGGTTTAAGACCCCTTATCCTGACAGCTGAAGTTAACAGCTATCTCAAGCGCTCCTTGCTTAAGTCTCGGGTATgatgaaataatacaaatatgCATTTATTCATCCGCGTCAgacaatatatttcaataactAAATACATTTAACCACATGTCTTAGCAGACGATTCTAAGTCTCGCCATGTCTGGCGAAGTAATGCACGTATAGTAATTCGTTGATCACGAGTTTTTTCACGTCCAATACTCGTCATCATTCAGTTAATACATTAACCCAACCTGATCCTAAACGTCACTTCGTTCGGACGACTCGTTATCTGTCGAATgaatgtaataataataatagggTACACCAATAGaagaagggaaataactcgtatTGATATTGCATATACATACATCTAATCAATTTAATTGACTCATTTCAATTTACTTGGAAGAAAAATGTGTTAATATAATGAGAGAATgtgtgaaaatataaatattttgagtGCGAGAAATTTAGGTTTGGAAACACCAAGTGGTACAGCAGATACATGGGATCAAGCTTCCAACCTAAATTGTCAACTGAATTAAATTATCCCATGAAGTCATGAAGatgtatatatggttattaaatttaaggttaaaacaATTTGAGGAAAAATGTGAGACAGTTAGTTTTTACAGCAAGGAATCGAGTTGGAGATTTGGTAGGAATGTCGGGAATATTGTAACTTTACTGTCATGTAGGGATTGACTATTTACACAATGATGTATTGTGCAACTTTTAAGAATGTTGGTGATTTTTAAACGTCAGATCCTAAAATGCATGGATACACATTAATGTctgttttttgaaaaattatttaaaactaGAGAAATTAATTGTAAATTATCTGAAAGCATTAGGCATCTTTATGCAGTCTATTTTATATTACTTAAATTTGTTTCTTTCAATAGCAATTATCTAGCCCCCAGGAAGATGGATCTGCCCAGTATGAGAAACTCCTCGACAGACTTGGGATGCCTCCACTGTTCACAACCCTGAGGACCAACCCGCTGGCAGGGAAGGATCAGGAAGATTTATTGAGAACTGTGAAGGAAGAAATAGCTAGAGTAATATATTTGGTTATCAAGTTGAACTCTTTGATTTATTAAACCTAACAAATATATGTGGCTGTTTCtgctaacatacatgtatgccaAAAGAAAATATGATAGCTACAATTGTACATTTGTAGGTGGGGAtatctttttattacatttttaccagtgaaatatcaaaaaatattcattctataaaagtgatatttttcactagtgaaaaatatcatatttatcactagtgaaaaatatcacttttgctgatttgaccaatcaaatcaatgattagaaaataccaaaataattgaccaatcagagagcccgacatatatctcaacacctggacagggggaactacattttttgtttacaaattatcgctgtaggcctagttagcatacggggtaggtttttcgttgataaaaaatgtaataaacagaatatctaacagcgtcttcagtaataccaaatatatttcactcgtgtggctaatattaagatatttttcactcgtgctgcgcactcgtgaaaaatatcaaaatattagccccactcgtgaaatatatttggtattactgaagacacggttagatatcctctatttatttttcaaatagtTTTTACTAAGGTTGTTGAAAAGAATTCTTAGCTTAAATAGTTCTTCCTTAAAAAATGACCAAAACCTTCAGAGTATGCACAGAAAGATTGGTGCGTATGATTAGCAGATTTGTTTTAGGCCTTAAGGTCTGAAGTCTTGAAGGGACCACCAAATATCGGATTAAATTCTATTAGTCTTCTTATGTACAGAAATATGAAAGAAGCAAATGATATGAAAAGTAATATTGAAGAGTCATGAGGAAATTTATCGAAATTATAAATTTCATCATCTCTGCATGGGCCTCAAATTCACCAGTGGAAATGGTGAAGTTTACCATTCTTTCTTTCGTTACAATCAGATAGCATTAAACAATTCTGTCACACTTTTGATGAACCATTGGTGATTAcacaatgttttttttgtttaccattgcaatttttttcaatatttattaagAAAATATGTGAGAAATTTATGTAATGTTAAGAAAATTTTGGAGAAAATTATTGGTAAAATATATGacagaaaacatttaaaaatcagGTATGATGTTGACTGAAAAAAAGTAAAGTGGGGATATTatatagaaagaaaaaaaaaactgaaaaatataaggttacatagaaaaaaaagaaaactggAAAAAACAAGGTCAGGGATATTAtgtagaagaaaaaaatgtttgtgtgATGCAATTAGAACCATCTCGGCTCTAGATCTGGGAATAAGGTTTCTGAATAGTTCAACACTTAATTGGCAATGCAAAAGCTAGATCATAATCTCTGGGGTACACTATCCCAACAGTGTGATGAAAGATTCTATTGATGTTGCAATACATCATTGTTTACTTGCTCAGTTGAAATCTACACTGTCTGTTGTAATGTAGTAGGAGTTGGATTTATAGAGTCAATCTGATTATATTTCATCTCTCTGAGGACAGAATTACAAAGGAAAGGGATGGAAGGAGCCTCGGGTTTACTATCACACTGTACTGAAGAACCTCATTGTTGTGGATGGACGGGGACCAAACCTAGACCTGAAACAGGTGATAGACAATATCCTATACaacaggtgcctgactcgttttatataataataacatataagagtacgTATAAATGAGATTATATGTACTcctatatgtatttattatataaaatgagtCAGGCCTGTGCCTTAAATTCTGCATTTATGTTATGGATGGAATGTattaaatatttccattttactgtttttttgTGAATGCAAAAAAATGTCTGGATTAGGGAAGAAATAAATCTTAAAGATATTTCTGGTACTTGTTGCAAACATTCAAGGGTATGACTAGTAtcttctatacatgtacaccccaTAATGACTCAGTGTATTATAGACAAGGTGTTAGCTTTGAGAAACATACAGTTTGTGTATGCTGATCTTACTTGagacagtatataattatataaatgagatttcatttcatatgagattgtGTGAGATGAGTCTCAGAAGtatttaggtcacctgagacaaagtctcaagtgacctattctaatcgccttttgttcGTCATCGTCcatcgtgcgtccgtaaactatttacattttcgacttcttttCCAAAACtacttaaccaaattcaatgaaatttggcagaaagttactatggctaaaggtcaaccaaaattgtgaattatatggtccccaccccccaggggccttagcggtgtggccaaaatgggtcaaattgactaaaatttcaaaaatcttcttctctactctcagatatggtggagtcaaacactcttcatagatggaagggtcttgtggtgctttaccaatattgtgaatttcatgaccctggggtctcacttttgcccctggggagggggtaaactttagtatagtttatatagggaaatcacatttttgactattatttgttgagtttgtattggaactcattctaacctggataacattatcagcatgggataacagtttgatggaatgtacatgttggccctgactgacccccaggtgctgatgggcggggctaaaaagggtcaaattgactgaaatttcaaaaatcttcttctctactctcatatttggtagaatcaaaagCTCTCCATAGATGGAGTTTACTAAAACTGTGAATTTAATGACCCTTGGGTCCCACGTTTggccctggggagggggtaaactttagtatagtgtatatagggaaatcacatttttgaccattatttgttggatttgtattggaactcattctaacctggtcagcattatcagcattggataacagtttgatggtatgcacatgttggccctgactgaaccccaggggctgatgggcggggcaaaaaaagggtcaaatcgactgaaattttaaaaaatcttcttctcaatacctatataaaatagaatcaaatacttttcatagaaggaagggtttcatggtgttttacttaaattgtgaatttcatgaccctggggtctcacgtttgcccctagggagagggtaaactttgctatagtttatatagggaattcatatttttgacaatcatttgttttatttctattggaattcattctaactttcttaaaattatcagtatgtgatgacagcttaatgatatgcacatattggccctgactgaccccaaggactgatgggtggggccaaaaagggtcaattgaattaactgaaatatttcaaatctcaggtgaccattaaggccctttgggcctcttgttattattgCGAGTCTTGGCttgtaaaatcaaaacattGAGTACACATATAAAGATTCTTTCTTCCaaaaatatcatcattttatTCCAAATATCAAGAAAGTATTCCATTCCTCCTACAGAAATCATCTTATACATACTTATAATGTACCATTCTGTTTTAAAGCATGATAAGAAAGTTGTAGTGGATTTGGCATGTGGAATGGCAGTGTTACGCGGTGCTGATGTTTTTGCCCAGGGCATTATGGGATGTTCGTTAGGTAAGTGGATATGTTTCAAGTACAGTCATCTTCAGATAACCACATTGACCAGAGCgacatgtattatatcatacatgtacttgtatacATCTCCATCCATATTGCTGTGTTTGATTGTGACAGGAATGTTCGTGGAGGACTCTGTATCAGTGTTTTGTGATGTTGACTCCACCTGTCTAAAGGGGGCAACAAAACTTCAGGAAGAGTCCATGATATTTGTAGGAAATGGCAAAGCCCGTGTCAGCAGGGAAAAATTGTTCTGCTCCAATGAAAAAGTTTggtaattattttattttataaaacaaatgtaattattaaacaaaatatatgtttctATTGATGTAGTGACTTCTTGACCTTATAATGAACCAATTGTCCGTTATCAAGTTGATTGAAATAGCTGGTGGTTAATATATGGTCAGCTTATACATTTTGAATTTAACAAGCTAAGAACAAAGactcagaaaaaaaaaacctaacaaATCTACACaatttaactacatgtatagtCTAGATATTCATATACATGCAACAGGTGAATAATATTGAGCCTGCTCTTATCTGAATTTGAAGTTGATCAAGTAAACCATACAGGTCtattggacctcttgtttgtGTTTCTCCTGTAGCCTGGCTATAGCCAGTGTTGTCATGGTTTGATCATATGTACATTTAATTGTGTTTTATGTTTCAGTGGTGTTGGAGTTAGTATGATACAGCCTTTATTTGAAGCCCCTTGTTTGGCAAATCTATGCAACATTCTGATCTTCCACAAAACCTTCCTTCAGTTGTTGTCAGTGAGGCTCTCAACCCCCAGAAAGGAGAAACTATCCTGGATATGTGTGCTTCACCAGGTAAATTCTTTTGTCATCCACCCTTTTGTTGATGAAAAACAATCActtttgtataaatgtattatcaTTAGCCTTTTGAGGGCAGAGCAGTGAGGTCAAATTggttaaattatattttaatctACAAAATGTTTCTTGATTCTTTCCAAAGTTATGGTACAGGTGAGAAATTGTTGGACTAACTTTGATACAGAGCATCCTTGGTGATAACAACTAGATCATGTTGtagaaagatatatatatatatacactgtacatataaatacataagaGCGAAAAAATTAACGATGCTATTAGAGAGCAAAATTCTATGTATGTAGAGATTGAAGCTCTAGATGATTTGAAATTCAGACCTATCGTTGGTGGTCCTAATAGTAGCACTCAAAGGCTTGTCATTTTTTGGACCTTATCTTAAAACCTATGTGCAGTTCAGTTAAAAGTTACATTAAAGATGACTTTGACTTTTTACAACATCTTCCGAAAAATGTCAGATCTAAATCTAAACTTGTATCGTTTGATGTGGTCAGTttatacaccaatatacctcATGATATTGGATTAGAAGCCATAGATTATTGGCTGAAAAAGTATCCCAATAAGATCGATCAAcgttttgaaaagaaatttattattgatgCTCTGGAGATTGTTCTcaaaagaaatgtattttattttaatgatattttttatcacCAAAAAAAGGGTACTGCTATGGGTACGAAAGTCGCACCAACATACGCAACTTTAGTATTGGGATATTTAGAAGAAAAGTTGTATGACATTGTAGAGAAAAAACAAGGTATTGAATACCGTAACTtaattgaaaatcattttttacGATTTCTAGATGATTGTTTCATCATATGGCCAGATGAACAAAATATTGAGGATTTTTTTAATGAACTTAATTCTTTACATCCTTCTATTTGTTATACAATGGAGACCAGTGAATCTTCGTTGCCATTTCTCGATGTACTTGTGATTATGAAAGATAACAATATTTCTACAGATCTGTATGCTAAACCTACGGATTCTCACAATTACTTGAATTTTCATTCTAGCCACTCTAAGCATATAAAGGTTAATATTCCTTTCAATTAGGCATCACGTATTGTCACTATAGTGAGTGATAATACCAATATTAAGACACGGCTTAATGAACTTACCACTTACCTGAAGTCTCAAGGATATCCCGACCAGTTGATTGAAAATGGCATACGTCTGGCTATAGAAAAGGGACCTTTTACATCCCGTAATCgcacaacaaacaaaaatgacagtataactCCTTTTGTTTCCACATTTAATCCCCGTAATTTCAATATATTCCCTATCATTCGTAACAAATGTGAAGACATGAAAATGCATAATGAACAGATGAAGAGTGTTTTAAATAAATGTGTTCTCGTCAACAGCAAAAGGCAACCGAAAAATCTTAAGCGAATTTTAACAAGATCTAAATTCGGAAGTCAGAATACTAATGCTTGTGTATCTAAATGTAACACGCCTCGTTGTGGAACTTGTAGTTATATCATTCAAGAAAGTGAAATTCAATTGAGGAAcggttttaattttaaagttaaaagGAATATGAATTGTAGATCAagtaatgttatatatgttttgatttgTAGTAACTGTTCTCAATTTTACATTGGCCAAACTGGTACTGAATTGCGAACTAGAATGACTGTACATAGACAACAAATTCGCACTGATCATTTGCGCGCTTTACCTGTCAGTAAACATATACACGACTGTTCAAACGGAGAGTTTAAAATATTCCCAATATATCAAATGAATGATGCTGATGTAGTTAAACGTGAAGCTAAAGAATCTGAATTTATCAGACTTCTTAAACCTAGTTTAAACAGTACTACTTCATTGTAATGTTTAGGAATTTTACTGTAACAGTTATTTGTTCTGCTATCACATGTATCTTGAGACACGGGACATAGGTCCTACATATAGGTGGCCATAATATTTCGGTACGATGaactatgtacaatgttttcTGTAAtccaaatattttacatgtgttttcTATTGTTTCCGTATGTACTCCCGGAGAAGGGACACGTTTGAAATGTCTCGGTATTGTGAACCATAGGTACACATTTTTCTTGTTGTTTCCGTATTTATACAACATCTCTagaatttaacattaaaaaaacataacGTTTGAATCACAGCCCGCG encodes:
- the LOC117343785 gene encoding LOW QUALITY PROTEIN: tRNA (cytosine(72)-C(5))-methyltransferase NSUN6-like (The sequence of the model RefSeq protein was modified relative to this genomic sequence to represent the inferred CDS: inserted 1 base in 1 codon), which produces MDCLRCWTSGLRPLILTAEVNSYLKRSLLKSRQLSSPQEDGSAQYEKLLDRLGMPPLFTTLRTNPLAGKDQEDLLRTVKEEIARNYKGKGWKEPRVYYHTVLKNLIVVDGRGPNLDLKQHDKKVVVDLACGMAVLRGADVFAQGIMGCSLGMFVEDSVSVFCDVDSTCLKGATKLQEESMIFVGNGKARVSREKLFCSNEKVCGVGVSMIQPLFEAPCLANLCNILIFXQNLPSVVVSEALNPQKGETILDMCASPGGKTVHIATLMAGEGRLVGLDKTPAKIDKIKQNAKNWNINFIETYPFDARHSCKDSADISGGPPYPPDTFDRILLDGPCSALGQRPSSKNKMSLNSLKSYPILQKQLFHQAVKLLKPGGTLVYSTCTITLEENEEIVVWALQTFPCLSLVKMEPHLGNKGRLCEGLSGPDRDKLQLFLPGCCDEISPDTDTIGFFIAKFVKSPS